One segment of Vagococcus martis DNA contains the following:
- the sufU gene encoding Fe-S cluster assembly sulfur transfer protein SufU, with translation MALSRLDNLYRQVILDHTNHPHNKGVLDEATSQIELNNPTCGDVIQLQLVMKDGVIDDIAFDGHGCSISMASASMMTDAVKGKTEKEAIEIIADFLELVQGENIGEKKKVLKDAQMLGGVAKFPARIKCATLAWKALERGIIEENQTVVTEELHSEE, from the coding sequence ATGGCTTTATCTAGATTAGACAATCTTTATCGACAAGTGATTTTAGATCATACCAATCATCCACATAATAAAGGGGTATTGGATGAAGCGACTAGTCAAATTGAACTGAATAACCCAACGTGTGGGGATGTGATTCAATTACAACTTGTGATGAAAGATGGGGTAATTGATGATATCGCCTTTGACGGTCATGGTTGTTCGATTAGTATGGCAAGTGCCAGTATGATGACAGACGCGGTAAAAGGAAAAACGGAAAAAGAAGCCATTGAAATCATTGCTGACTTTTTAGAGTTGGTGCAAGGTGAGAACATAGGCGAGAAGAAAAAAGTCTTGAAAGATGCTCAAATGCTAGGTGGCGTGGCAAAATTTCCTGCGAGGATAAAATGTGCGACGTTAGCGTGGAAAGCATTAGAGCGTGGGATTATTGAAGAAAATCAAACGGTTGTAACCGAAGAATTACATAGTGAAGAATAA
- the sufD gene encoding Fe-S cluster assembly protein SufD, with protein MKSANVTDYLDDVTLFSASQEEPQWMLERRKEALNKIDDLELPAIERVKYHRWPLMNVGELNNEVINEEILPSFTELEDNPLIIQGRTTTYFEQMPVELAEQGVIFTDIFTAMKEHSDLVEKYFMTKAVPSDEDKLTAFHTAFLNGGVFLYVPKNVVVKDAFESLFYHQLNDSSAMVKHVLIVADDNSELTYLERFQSVGETAEKLAANIVVEVIARPGAKVKFAAIDRLGKEVNTYLNRRGYIMRDASVDWALGLMSDGNVVADFDSELVGEGSHAEVKVVAIATGRQIQGIDTRVTNRASHSIGHILQHGVIREKSTLTFNGIGHIIKGAKGADAQQESRVLMLSDKARGDANPILLIDEFEVTAGHAASAGRLDPEELYYLMSRGLPQKEAERLVTRGFLGSVITSIPVKSVQEEFVQVIDRKLAD; from the coding sequence ATGAAATCTGCAAATGTAACTGATTATCTTGACGACGTGACATTATTTTCAGCTAGTCAGGAAGAACCACAATGGATGTTAGAACGTCGTAAAGAGGCGTTAAATAAAATCGATGACTTAGAATTACCAGCGATCGAACGAGTAAAATACCATCGTTGGCCTTTAATGAATGTCGGTGAATTAAACAATGAAGTGATTAATGAAGAAATCTTGCCTTCTTTTACAGAACTAGAAGATAACCCATTAATCATTCAAGGTCGCACAACGACTTATTTTGAACAAATGCCAGTAGAATTAGCTGAACAAGGTGTGATTTTTACTGATATTTTTACAGCAATGAAAGAGCACAGCGACTTAGTTGAAAAATATTTCATGACAAAAGCTGTGCCAAGTGATGAAGACAAATTAACTGCGTTCCATACAGCCTTTTTAAACGGTGGGGTATTCTTATACGTACCGAAAAATGTTGTCGTGAAAGATGCATTTGAATCGCTATTTTATCACCAATTAAACGACAGCAGTGCCATGGTAAAACATGTCTTAATCGTAGCGGATGATAACAGTGAGTTAACTTACTTGGAAAGATTCCAATCAGTTGGCGAAACAGCTGAAAAATTAGCAGCGAATATTGTAGTTGAAGTGATTGCTAGACCAGGAGCAAAAGTAAAATTTGCTGCTATTGACCGTCTAGGCAAAGAAGTCAACACATACTTAAATCGTCGTGGCTACATTATGCGTGATGCGAGTGTTGACTGGGCGTTAGGGTTAATGAGTGACGGTAATGTTGTCGCTGATTTTGACTCAGAACTTGTGGGTGAAGGCTCTCATGCGGAAGTGAAAGTTGTCGCGATTGCAACAGGTCGTCAAATTCAAGGAATCGACACACGTGTAACAAACAGAGCGTCACATTCAATTGGTCACATCTTACAACATGGTGTGATTCGTGAGAAAAGTACGTTAACCTTTAACGGAATTGGTCACATTATCAAAGGGGCAAAAGGTGCAGACGCACAACAAGAAAGTCGTGTGTTAATGTTATCTGATAAAGCTCGTGGTGACGCGAACCCGATTTTATTAATTGATGAATTTGAAGTAACAGCAGGACACGCAGCAAGTGCTGGTCGTCTTGACCCAGAAGAATTATATTATTTAATGAGTAGAGGACTTCCTCAAAAAGAAGCAGAAAGATTGGTAACACGTGGATTCTTAGGGTCTGTGATTACGTCAATCCCTGTTAAATCTGTTCAAGAGGAGTTTGTTCAAGTAATTGATAGAAAGCTGGCTGATTAA
- a CDS encoding ISL3 family transposase, producing MSYSQTIKDILNILDLNIIFNENCLSTRKIKGVFSRVFEGFLDETPECCLHCEEKDTHIIKWGYTTSLIKVPAISEYVTYVQLKKRRFLCKDCKSTFVLDTPFVSRNNSISNNLKRLVAKKLTSKQSMSDISKQANVSTSTVYRVLKEWYHPIQKYSYSLPAVLCFDEFKSVKKVAGSMSFIMIDGDTKELIDILPDRRLPKIEKYFNGFSLSNREQVKYVVSDIYQPYIILTKRLFPNAKVVLDKFHLVQHIGRAFQKIRIRIMNQLKHKDNGIIYRRIKKYWKLLQKSYGKLDFIQQQWHSSFKTYLSEKELLERLLTYNAELTDAYNIYQQILRAFQTKDYSLFVDLINQKTLFQEYIPVFKTFRKYQEEIKNTFETSYSNGPLECMNNHIKVIKRNAYGMRSFYNFKLRIAICLKKSVFKTPKKI from the coding sequence ATGTCATACTCACAGACTATCAAAGATATCTTAAATATACTAGACCTAAATATTATTTTTAATGAAAATTGTTTGTCTACTAGGAAAATAAAGGGAGTTTTCTCTAGAGTATTTGAAGGTTTTTTAGATGAAACACCAGAATGTTGTCTTCATTGCGAAGAAAAGGATACACACATTATTAAGTGGGGATATACTACTAGTTTAATTAAAGTTCCTGCTATTTCTGAATACGTTACATATGTTCAATTAAAGAAACGTCGTTTCTTGTGCAAAGATTGTAAATCGACATTTGTTTTAGATACGCCTTTTGTTTCTAGAAACAATTCTATTTCTAACAATTTAAAACGTCTTGTTGCTAAAAAACTAACTTCTAAACAATCTATGAGTGACATTTCAAAACAAGCAAACGTTTCTACTTCAACTGTTTATCGGGTACTTAAAGAATGGTATCACCCCATTCAGAAATATAGTTATTCCTTACCAGCTGTCCTTTGTTTTGATGAGTTTAAATCTGTAAAAAAAGTAGCTGGATCTATGAGTTTTATTATGATAGATGGTGACACTAAGGAGTTAATTGATATTTTACCTGATCGAAGATTACCTAAGATCGAGAAATACTTTAACGGATTCTCTTTATCTAACAGAGAACAAGTGAAGTATGTTGTTTCTGATATTTATCAACCCTACATCATCTTAACTAAGAGACTTTTTCCTAACGCTAAAGTCGTTTTAGATAAATTTCATCTAGTTCAACACATTGGTAGAGCTTTTCAAAAAATACGAATTAGAATAATGAATCAATTAAAGCATAAAGATAATGGAATTATTTATAGACGAATAAAAAAATATTGGAAATTACTTCAAAAAAGTTATGGCAAACTAGACTTTATTCAACAACAATGGCACTCTTCATTTAAAACGTATCTTTCTGAAAAAGAATTACTTGAACGCCTACTTACTTACAATGCTGAACTTACAGATGCTTATAATATTTACCAACAGATTTTAAGAGCTTTTCAAACAAAAGATTATTCTTTATTTGTAGATTTAATCAATCAAAAAACTCTTTTTCAAGAGTATATACCTGTTTTTAAAACATTTAGAAAGTATCAAGAAGAAATAAAAAATACTTTTGAAACATCGTATTCAAACGGTCCTTTAGAATGTATGAACAATCATATTAAAGTCATTAAGCGTAATGCCTATGGCATGAGAAGTTTTTATAATTTCAAATTACGAATAGCAATTTGTTTAAAAAAATCTGTATTCAAGACACCAAAAAAGATCTAG
- the sufB gene encoding Fe-S cluster assembly protein SufB — protein sequence MSEVPQLEEYKFGFHDDVQPIYTTGEGLTEEIVRAISAKKEEPEWMLEFRLKSLEAFHKMPMQTWGPDLSDMDFDKINYYQKPSDKPARDWDDVPDKIKETFERIGIPEAERKYLAGASAQYESEVVYHNMKEEFQKLGIVFTDTDTALKEYPDLFKQYFASLVPPTDNKLAALNSAVWSGGTFIYVPKGVRVDVPLQTYFRINAENTGQFERTLIIVDEGASVHYVEGCTAPTYSSNSLHAAIVEIFTLKDAYCRYTTIQNWSDNVYNLVTKRARADQGATVEWIDGNLGAKTTMKYPSVYLEGEGARGTMLSVAFAGANQIQDTGAKMIHNAPNTSSSIVSKSIAKDGGEVNYRGQVTFAKQSEGSISHIECDTIIMDELSKSDTIPFNEIHNSHVALEHEAKVSKISEEQLYYLMSRGLSEEEATEMIVMGFVEPFTKELPMEYAVELNRLISYEMEGSVG from the coding sequence GTGAGTGAGGTACCACAATTAGAAGAGTATAAATTTGGTTTTCACGACGATGTGCAACCGATCTATACAACAGGTGAAGGATTAACAGAAGAAATTGTTCGTGCGATTTCGGCTAAAAAAGAAGAACCAGAATGGATGCTTGAGTTTCGTTTGAAATCACTGGAAGCATTCCACAAAATGCCAATGCAAACATGGGGACCGGATTTATCTGACATGGACTTTGATAAGATTAACTATTATCAAAAACCAAGTGATAAACCAGCCCGTGATTGGGATGATGTGCCAGATAAAATCAAAGAAACGTTTGAACGTATCGGGATTCCAGAAGCAGAACGTAAATATCTAGCTGGAGCAAGTGCGCAGTATGAATCAGAAGTGGTGTATCACAACATGAAAGAAGAATTCCAAAAATTAGGAATCGTCTTTACTGATACAGACACGGCATTAAAAGAGTACCCAGATTTATTTAAACAATATTTTGCCTCTTTAGTGCCACCAACTGACAATAAATTAGCGGCATTAAACTCAGCAGTATGGTCTGGTGGAACCTTTATCTATGTACCAAAAGGCGTGCGAGTAGATGTACCATTACAAACTTACTTCCGTATTAACGCTGAAAATACTGGACAGTTTGAGCGTACGTTGATCATTGTGGATGAAGGCGCAAGCGTGCATTACGTTGAAGGATGTACCGCACCAACTTATTCAAGCAATAGTTTGCATGCGGCAATTGTTGAAATCTTTACCTTAAAAGATGCGTATTGCCGTTACACAACCATCCAAAACTGGTCTGACAACGTGTACAACTTAGTAACCAAACGTGCTCGTGCAGATCAAGGTGCGACAGTGGAATGGATTGATGGAAACTTAGGGGCTAAAACAACGATGAAATACCCAAGTGTTTACCTTGAAGGAGAAGGCGCGCGTGGAACCATGTTGTCTGTTGCGTTTGCTGGAGCGAATCAAATTCAAGATACTGGGGCAAAAATGATTCACAATGCACCAAACACTTCAAGTTCGATTGTTTCTAAATCAATCGCCAAAGATGGTGGAGAAGTAAACTATCGTGGACAAGTGACCTTTGCTAAACAAAGTGAAGGATCAATCTCACATATTGAGTGTGACACGATTATTATGGATGAGTTATCAAAAAGTGATACGATTCCATTTAACGAAATCCACAATAGTCATGTGGCATTGGAGCATGAAGCGAAAGTATCAAAAATCTCTGAAGAACAACTTTACTACTTGATGAGCCGTGGCTTGTCAGAAGAAGAAGCGACAGAGATGATTGTGATGGGATTTGTGGAACCATTTACGAAAGAATTGCCAATGGAATATGCCGTTGAATTAAATAGACTGATTTCATATGAGATGGAAGGATCCGTGGGATAG
- a CDS encoding methionine ABC transporter permease codes for MEKGLIETYFNFSEINVDDFIKATKETLYMTFVSTFFVVIIGLIIGLMLYYFGKSNKPLGKTLYGIVSIISNTFRSIPFIILIILLFPITKALIGTMLGPTAALPALVISAAPFYARLVDIAFREVDPGVLEASEAMGATQLQIIFKVLIPESVPALISGITVTTITMIGFTAMAGAIGAGGLGSLAYQGGFMGNKHTIIMVATVLILVIVFILQWLGDLLVKLTDKRN; via the coding sequence ATGGAAAAAGGATTAATAGAAACGTATTTTAATTTTAGTGAAATTAATGTCGATGATTTTATCAAAGCCACAAAAGAAACATTGTATATGACGTTTGTCTCAACATTTTTTGTGGTAATTATCGGCCTTATCATTGGTCTAATGCTTTACTATTTCGGGAAAAGCAACAAACCACTAGGTAAGACACTTTACGGAATTGTCTCAATCATCAGTAATACATTCCGTTCGATACCATTTATTATTTTGATTATTTTGTTGTTCCCTATCACAAAAGCATTGATAGGCACAATGTTAGGGCCAACAGCGGCATTACCAGCTTTAGTCATTTCAGCCGCACCGTTTTATGCAAGGTTGGTCGATATTGCGTTTCGTGAGGTAGATCCAGGCGTACTTGAAGCCAGTGAAGCAATGGGAGCAACGCAATTACAAATTATTTTTAAAGTCTTAATTCCTGAAAGTGTGCCAGCATTAATCTCTGGTATCACAGTGACCACCATTACGATGATTGGCTTTACGGCTATGGCAGGGGCAATCGGGGCAGGTGGACTGGGTTCTCTTGCTTATCAAGGTGGATTCATGGGGAACAAACACACCATTATCATGGTCGCAACGGTATTAATTCTAGTCATTGTGTTTATTTTACAATGGTTAGGTGATTTATTAGTAAAATTAACAGATAAACGAAATTAA
- a CDS encoding cysteine desulfurase produces MTVSKRKQDFPILFQQVNDEPLVYLDNAASTHVPTPVINDLVTYMQTSHANVHRGVHTLAERATSQYEAARETVRTFIDASSVKEVLFTRGTTTGLNWVARSLGELVIEAGDKIVISRMEHHSNIVPWQELAKRKQAELIYIDLTEDGELDMADAKEKIVSGVKIVSIAHASNVLGVVNPVEDLAKLAHEVGAVMVVDGAQSTPHMTVSVQELDCDFYAFSGHKMCAPTGIGVLYGKQTWLEKMSPIEFGGEMIDFVYDDYSTWAELPYKFEAGTPNISGAIALASAIKYLEEIGLDTITKHEQELVEYVLPKLLAIDGFELYGPRDASKHTGVIAFNIKGVHPHDLATALDMQGVAIRAGHHCAQPLLRYLAIHSTARASFYFYNTKEDADSLVESIIAAKEFFSDGFI; encoded by the coding sequence ATGACTGTATCTAAACGCAAACAAGATTTTCCAATTCTTTTTCAACAAGTAAATGATGAGCCACTTGTCTATTTAGACAACGCTGCGTCAACACATGTGCCAACGCCTGTTATTAATGACTTGGTTACGTATATGCAAACCAGTCATGCGAATGTGCATCGTGGGGTGCATACACTGGCAGAACGTGCGACAAGTCAATATGAAGCAGCACGAGAAACGGTGCGAACATTTATTGATGCGAGTAGTGTGAAAGAAGTGTTGTTTACACGCGGGACGACAACTGGATTAAACTGGGTGGCACGGTCACTTGGTGAGTTAGTTATTGAAGCTGGTGACAAAATTGTGATTAGTCGCATGGAACATCACTCAAATATAGTGCCGTGGCAAGAGTTAGCCAAACGCAAACAAGCTGAACTCATCTACATTGATTTGACTGAAGACGGTGAGTTGGATATGGCTGATGCGAAAGAAAAAATCGTATCAGGTGTGAAAATTGTGTCGATTGCCCATGCATCGAATGTCTTAGGTGTGGTCAATCCTGTCGAAGACTTAGCAAAATTGGCTCATGAAGTCGGTGCTGTGATGGTTGTTGACGGTGCGCAATCAACGCCGCATATGACAGTATCTGTGCAAGAGTTGGATTGCGATTTTTATGCCTTTAGTGGTCATAAAATGTGTGCACCAACTGGTATTGGCGTGTTATATGGTAAACAAACTTGGCTTGAAAAAATGTCACCCATCGAGTTTGGTGGTGAGATGATTGATTTTGTCTATGATGATTACAGCACGTGGGCAGAGTTGCCGTATAAGTTTGAAGCCGGCACACCGAATATTTCTGGTGCAATAGCATTAGCAAGTGCGATAAAGTATTTGGAAGAGATTGGTTTAGATACGATTACAAAGCATGAACAAGAATTAGTCGAGTATGTGTTGCCAAAATTACTAGCGATTGATGGGTTTGAGTTATATGGGCCAAGAGATGCGAGTAAACATACTGGTGTGATTGCCTTTAACATTAAAGGTGTGCACCCACATGATTTGGCAACCGCACTAGACATGCAAGGTGTGGCGATTCGCGCGGGACATCATTGTGCTCAGCCATTACTTCGTTATTTGGCTATTCATTCAACAGCAAGAGCAAGTTTTTATTTTTACAATACAAAAGAAGATGCTGATTCATTAGTTGAATCAATCATCGCTGCAAAGGAGTTTTTCTCAGATGGCTTTATCTAG
- a CDS encoding PD-(D/E)XK nuclease family protein, with translation MDVLILVNNKYLILIEDKIGTSEHGNQIDRYIESLTDLEKKNTKKIKDTLGLLPEKKYIIPVYFKMINQSYYDSQRYLPIIRKDVLQILNGYKFASMTLLEMFKENILNIQNESTNYLEIDSSKWEFNHCSGLYSDLKPHINTNNGFGYGPVNNHNGTFTGCWWYFLNEDTLKKIGITSNAIKKIYLQIERNSKKEFQLAIKMEYIPSEIGSNILSFENDIMMIDRYFNNSMKFNKKNRTNLLPTNKKGGRWVTLFKCPLNLNDFELTIQTCKEAEELLDSFKNT, from the coding sequence ATTGATGTTCTAATATTAGTCAATAATAAATACCTTATTTTGATTGAAGACAAAATAGGTACAAGTGAACATGGTAATCAGATTGATCGTTATATTGAATCATTAACAGATTTAGAAAAAAAGAATACTAAAAAAATTAAAGATACTTTAGGTTTATTACCAGAAAAAAAATATATTATCCCTGTCTATTTTAAAATGATTAATCAAAGTTACTATGATAGTCAAAGATACTTACCGATTATTCGAAAAGATGTTTTACAAATACTAAATGGCTATAAATTTGCTAGTATGACTTTATTAGAAATGTTTAAGGAAAACATTTTAAATATTCAAAATGAGAGTACTAATTATTTAGAAATTGATTCGTCTAAATGGGAATTCAATCACTGCTCTGGACTCTACTCTGACTTAAAACCACACATAAATACAAATAATGGATTTGGGTATGGACCAGTAAATAATCATAATGGTACATTCACTGGTTGTTGGTGGTATTTTTTGAATGAAGATACTTTAAAAAAGATTGGAATTACATCTAATGCGATAAAAAAGATTTATCTTCAAATTGAAAGGAATAGTAAAAAAGAATTTCAGTTAGCTATAAAAATGGAGTATATTCCTTCCGAGATAGGTTCCAATATACTGAGTTTTGAAAATGATATTATGATGATTGATAGATATTTTAACAACTCTATGAAATTTAATAAAAAAAACAGAACAAACTTATTACCTACGAATAAAAAGGGTGGTAGATGGGTAACATTGTTTAAATGTCCGTTAAATCTAAATGATTTTGAGCTAACTATTCAAACTTGTAAAGAGGCAGAAGAATTATTAGATTCCTTTAAAAATACATAA
- a CDS encoding cation:proton antiporter, translating into MDILLTLGLIILFTKIADSIAMKFGLPSVVGSLIVGILVGPSVFNIIQNNASIELLSHLGVILLMFIAGVESDLKILKKYFKPSLITGLLGVLIPFAVFFFASRSFNYSQDTSMFIGLIFGATSLSIAIQVLKELNFIQTKEGSIIIGSSILDDIIVVILLNLVLNLVNPNTTTADVLPFLFKNVLFFLFIYIFGKYILPIILKGLSYFIVPERDVAFSLIMVFLLSFLADWIGMSDIIGAFFAGILISQTPFAEYVERKVTSITSALFAPVFFVSIGLKLVLDGLGENMLLIIVFSVLAIFTKFIGGFLGGKIEKFDNNSSAIIGASLISRGEMALILIALGLEKGFIDQGMYASLVLVIIFTTVIAPILLKWAISLGDKSKAELDDPVHES; encoded by the coding sequence ATGGATATTTTGTTAACTTTAGGGTTAATTATTTTATTTACAAAAATAGCAGATAGCATTGCAATGAAATTTGGATTGCCATCAGTCGTCGGGAGTTTGATTGTTGGGATATTAGTAGGACCATCTGTTTTTAACATCATACAAAACAATGCATCAATTGAGTTGTTATCCCACTTGGGAGTTATTCTTCTAATGTTTATTGCTGGTGTGGAAAGTGATTTAAAGATATTAAAAAAGTATTTTAAACCTTCTCTCATCACAGGTCTTCTAGGGGTATTAATCCCATTCGCCGTATTTTTCTTTGCTTCAAGGTCGTTTAATTATTCGCAAGACACTTCAATGTTTATTGGCCTAATCTTCGGAGCAACTTCTCTAAGTATCGCCATTCAGGTACTCAAAGAGTTAAATTTCATACAAACCAAAGAAGGATCCATTATTATCGGATCATCTATTTTAGACGATATCATCGTCGTTATCTTGTTGAACTTAGTCTTAAATCTAGTCAACCCCAATACAACTACTGCAGATGTATTACCATTTCTTTTTAAAAATGTGTTGTTCTTCCTATTTATTTATATCTTCGGAAAATATATTTTACCAATTATTCTTAAAGGGTTGTCATACTTTATCGTTCCAGAACGAGACGTTGCTTTTTCTTTAATCATGGTGTTCTTACTCAGTTTCTTAGCTGATTGGATTGGTATGTCAGATATTATCGGTGCTTTCTTTGCTGGTATTTTAATCTCACAAACACCATTTGCCGAATATGTTGAAAGAAAAGTAACCAGTATTACTTCCGCATTATTTGCACCAGTATTCTTTGTAAGCATTGGGTTAAAACTTGTTTTAGATGGTTTAGGCGAAAACATGTTATTAATCATTGTCTTTAGTGTACTAGCTATCTTTACTAAATTTATCGGTGGGTTCCTTGGAGGAAAAATCGAGAAATTTGATAACAATAGTAGTGCCATTATTGGTGCGAGTCTGATTTCGCGTGGCGAGATGGCGTTAATCTTGATTGCGTTAGGACTTGAAAAAGGCTTTATCGATCAAGGGATGTACGCGTCTTTAGTTTTAGTCATTATCTTTACCACAGTTATTGCCCCAATATTGTTGAAATGGGCGATTTCGCTGGGAGATAAATCAAAAGCAGAATTAGACGACCCAGTGCATGAATCTTAA
- a CDS encoding acyl-CoA thioesterase, which yields MEKQRIAIQDTYGERFQYCWGCGPKNEEGLHLKSYPSESGEESICKFTPESKYTGGVPKNLFGGMIAMIFDCHGTASAAWFKHRDKGLELTEDTVILRFVTARLEVDFRKPVPMDKEVTVTARAEEIGERKVILNMEMEVEGEVRARSKMVAVAVKDNM from the coding sequence ATGGAAAAACAAAGAATTGCAATTCAAGATACTTATGGAGAAAGGTTTCAATATTGTTGGGGATGTGGACCTAAAAATGAAGAAGGCTTACATTTAAAATCTTATCCATCAGAAAGTGGAGAAGAATCTATCTGTAAATTCACACCAGAAAGCAAATATACAGGGGGAGTTCCTAAAAATCTTTTTGGTGGAATGATAGCGATGATTTTTGACTGCCACGGAACTGCTTCAGCAGCTTGGTTTAAACACAGAGATAAGGGTTTAGAGCTTACTGAAGATACTGTAATTCTTCGTTTTGTTACAGCAAGACTTGAAGTTGATTTTAGAAAACCAGTTCCTATGGACAAAGAAGTAACTGTAACAGCAAGAGCTGAAGAAATTGGCGAAAGAAAAGTTATTCTTAATATGGAAATGGAAGTTGAAGGGGAAGTTAGAGCAAGATCAAAAATGGTTGCAGTTGCTGTAAAGGATAATATGTAA
- a CDS encoding MetQ/NlpA family ABC transporter substrate-binding protein yields MKKTWIKLGVAALAVLTLAGCGNSGSTKDSASGSGSKDDKVIKVGASPTPHAEILEEAKPLLKEKGYDLEIVTFQDYILPNKALAEKEIDANYFQHIPYFTKEVKEKGYDFTNAGAIHLEKMALYSQKIKDIKDLEDGATILVSNSQTDWGRVIGMLQEAGLVKVKDGVDLTTATFDDISENPKKLVFKYDIDPAMMATTYQNKEGDLVAINANFAEGIGLNPEKDGILVEDNNSPYANIIAVRTEDKDSEKTKALVDVLHDQKIVDFVNEKWKGTITVVNQ; encoded by the coding sequence ATGAAAAAAACATGGATTAAATTAGGCGTGGCAGCATTAGCTGTTTTAACGTTGGCTGGATGTGGCAATAGTGGGAGCACAAAAGATAGTGCGTCAGGCAGTGGAAGTAAAGATGACAAAGTAATTAAAGTCGGCGCGTCTCCAACACCACATGCGGAAATTTTAGAAGAAGCAAAACCATTATTAAAAGAAAAAGGGTACGACTTAGAAATCGTGACATTCCAAGATTATATCTTGCCAAACAAGGCATTGGCTGAAAAAGAAATTGATGCCAACTATTTCCAACATATCCCATACTTCACAAAAGAAGTTAAAGAAAAAGGGTATGATTTTACTAATGCAGGAGCAATCCATTTAGAAAAAATGGCACTATACTCTCAAAAAATTAAAGACATCAAAGACTTAGAAGATGGTGCGACCATTTTAGTTAGTAACTCTCAAACTGACTGGGGTCGTGTGATTGGGATGCTTCAAGAAGCAGGACTTGTGAAAGTAAAAGATGGTGTTGATTTAACGACTGCCACATTTGATGATATTTCAGAGAATCCGAAAAAATTAGTTTTCAAATATGACATCGATCCAGCGATGATGGCAACAACATACCAAAACAAAGAGGGCGATTTAGTGGCTATTAATGCCAATTTTGCTGAAGGGATTGGGTTGAACCCAGAAAAAGATGGTATTTTAGTGGAAGATAATAACTCACCATATGCCAATATTATTGCGGTTCGTACAGAAGACAAAGATTCAGAAAAAACAAAAGCATTGGTTGACGTATTACACGATCAAAAAATTGTTGATTTCGTTAACGAGAAGTGGAAAGGCACCATTACAGTGGTAAATCAATAA
- the sufC gene encoding Fe-S cluster assembly ATPase SufC, translating into MSVLEIKDLHVSIEEKEILKGVNLTMKTGEIHAIMGPNGTGKSTLSAAIMGNPNYTVTKGEILLDGEDVLEMEVDERARAGLFLAVQYPSEIPGITNAEFMRAAMNAKRADDDKISVMDFLDKLDDKMALLDMPEEMAERYLNEGFSGGEKKRNEILQLLMLEPTFAILDEIDSGLDIDALQVVSKGINEMRGDNFGSLIITHYQRLLNYIVPDVVHIMMDGRVVMTGGADLAKRLEEEGYKGISEELGIDYEEKEE; encoded by the coding sequence ATGTCCGTTTTAGAAATAAAGGATTTGCATGTATCAATAGAAGAAAAAGAAATACTAAAAGGTGTTAACTTAACCATGAAAACGGGTGAAATTCACGCGATCATGGGCCCAAACGGAACAGGTAAATCAACTTTATCTGCAGCAATTATGGGAAATCCAAATTATACTGTCACTAAAGGAGAAATTCTTTTAGATGGTGAAGACGTATTAGAAATGGAAGTTGACGAAAGAGCACGTGCTGGTCTATTTTTAGCGGTTCAATATCCTAGTGAAATTCCAGGAATTACAAACGCTGAATTTATGCGTGCGGCAATGAACGCAAAACGTGCTGATGATGACAAAATCTCAGTAATGGACTTTTTAGATAAATTAGATGACAAAATGGCGTTACTAGATATGCCAGAAGAGATGGCTGAACGTTACTTAAACGAAGGGTTTTCAGGTGGAGAGAAAAAACGTAATGAAATCCTTCAATTATTAATGTTAGAACCAACGTTTGCGATTTTAGATGAAATCGATTCAGGTCTTGATATTGATGCCTTACAAGTTGTATCAAAAGGAATCAATGAAATGCGTGGCGATAACTTTGGTTCACTTATCATCACTCACTACCAACGTCTATTAAACTATATCGTGCCAGATGTGGTTCATATTATGATGGATGGCCGTGTGGTTATGACTGGTGGCGCTGATTTAGCGAAACGTCTTGAAGAAGAAGGATACAAAGGAATCAGTGAAGAATTAGGAATTGATTACGAAGAAAAAGAAGAATAA